A DNA window from Zingiber officinale cultivar Zhangliang chromosome 3A, Zo_v1.1, whole genome shotgun sequence contains the following coding sequences:
- the LOC122053336 gene encoding LOB domain-containing protein 12-like, translating to MAGRGSSSPCAACKLLRRRCAKDCIFAAYFPSDQPHKFYIVHKVFGASNVNKMLQELPVHHRADAASSLVYEASARMKDPVYGCVGAISYLQNQVSQLQMQLAMAQAEILCVQMQQECSSSSLPSNQQETHESKFLIDFS from the exons ATGGCTGGGAGGGGCAGCAGTTCACCTTGCGCCGCCTGCAAATTGCTGCGCAGGCGATGCGCCAAAGATTGCATCTTTGCCGCCTACTTCCCTTCTGATCAACCCCACAAGTTCTACATTGTGCACAAGGTGTTCGGTGCCAGTAACGTCAACAAGATGCTTCAG GAGCTCCCAGTTCATCACAGAGCAGATGCAGCCAGTAGTTTAGTCTACGAGGCTAGCGCGAGGATGAAGGACCCGGTTTACGGGTGCGTCGGTGCCATTTCTTACCTTCAAAATCAGGTGTCTCAGCTACAGATGCAGCTTGCAATGGCTCAAGCAGAGATTCTGTGCGTCCAAATGCAGCAAGaatgctcctcctcctctttgcCCAGTAACCAACAAGAAACTCATGAAAGCAAGTTCCTTATCGATTTTTCCTGA
- the LOC122053329 gene encoding probable WRKY transcription factor 26 yields the protein MASSTATSEASSSSRFIEAFSFASGEDYAFQGFSDSYGNEDDRRTGPLSLHLSAPPLSPSSYFAIPAGLSPTGFLDSPDLLSFNVFPSPTSGSLLSSQAFNWRPTGSDCQQGIKDEVKSNSEFSFQIQASNENNRASSFQKEAAIGGEGRQQQEQQSWFQQQQFRNTNIEAESMAPTQTKYDERRGSNQHAAVQTLQKGSDDGYNWRKYGQKQVKGSENPRSYYKCTYPNCPTKKKVERSLDGQVTEIVYKGTHNHPKPQSKRNSAFSQASRPSGLTETVNDHPTIEAVATPENSSISFGDDEVDVGSHNRPGVDEFDEDESDAKRWKQEKDSDVSGSANRTTLKEPRVVVQTMSDIDILDDGFRWRKYGQKVVKGNPNARSYYKCTTSGCPVRKHVERASHDQRAVITTYEGKHNHDVPAARGSGAQLVNRPNIINYSNINNDNNNNNFSVAIRPSATTNNHNRLLTNSTLNTKLEVSQNQSSFSTLDMIKSSGSYGLSDYDSSLNSSYRNLQQQQQQQTQIESVFSKTKGEQRDESIFMSLN from the exons ATGGCTTCCTCCACAGCGACCAGTGAAGCGTCATCCAGCTCCCGGTTTATAGAAGCCTTCTCCTTCGCCTCCGGGGAGGACTACGCCTTCCAAGGATTCTCGGACAGCTATGGAAACGAGGATGATCGAAGGACTGGTCCTCTTTCTCTGCATCTATCAGCTCCTCCGCTTTCGCCTTCCTCCTACTTCGCCATCCCCGCCGGCCTTAGCCCCACCGGCTTCTTGGACTCCCCTGATCTCCTCTCATTTAAT GTGTTTCCATCTCCTACGTCTGGATCGCTGCTTTCTTCACAAGCTTTCAATTGGAGACCCACTGGTTCCGACTGTCAGCAAGGAATAAAGGATGAGGTCAAGTCCAACTCTGAGTTTTCTTTCCAAATTCAAGCCAGTAATGAAAATAATCGAGCATCTTCCTTCCAAAAG GAGGCGGCCATTGGAGGAGAAGGACGACAACAACAAGAGCAGCAATCATGGTTCCAGCAACAACAATTCAGAAACACTAACATCGAAGCTGAATCCATGGCTCCAACCCAAACAAAATACGACGAGAGAAGGGGATCGAACCAGCACGCAGCTGTTCAGACCCTGCAGAAGGGCTCAGATGATGGTTACAACTGGAGAAAGTACGGGCAGAAGCAGGTCAAGGGAAGTGAGAATCCGCGAAGCTACTACAAGTGCACCTACCCGAATTGCCCCACCAAGAAGAAGGTGGAGAGGTCTTTGGATGGGCAAGTAACAGAGATCGTGTACAAAGGCACACACAACCACCCGAAACCTCAGTCGAAGAGGAACTCAGCCTTCTCTCAAGCTTCTCGGCCTTCTGGACTCACTGAAACCGTCAATGATCACCCAACAATCGAAGCAGTCGCGACACCTGAGAACTCCTCAATCTCTTTTGGCGACGATGAAGTGGATGTGGGCTCTCATAATAGACCGGGTGTTGACGAATTCGATGAAGATGAATCCGACGCTAAGAGATG GAAGCAGGAAAAAGACAGTGATGTATCTGGTTCAGCTAACAGGACTACTCTCAAAGAGCCGAGGGTGGTGGTTCAGACCATGAGTGACATTGATATACTTGATGACGGATTTAGGTGGAGAAAATATGGCCAGAAGGTCGTCAAAGGGAACCCTAATGCAAG GAGCTACTACAAATGCACCACCAGTGGCTGCCCAGTAAGGAAGCATGTGGAGAGAGCGTCCCATGATCAGAGGGCAGTGATCACTACCTACGAGGGCAAGCACAACCATGATGTCCCGGCAGCTCGTGGAAGCGGAGCACAGCTGGTCAACAGGCCTAACATAATTAACTATAGCAACATTAACAACgataacaataacaataacttTTCTGTGGCTATACGACCATCGGCGACCACGAATAATCATAATCGACTCTTGACAAACTCTACCTTGAACACCAAACTTGAAGTGTCGCAGAACCAATCTTCCTTTAGTACTCTTGACATGATTAAGAGTTCAGGGAGCTACGGGCTCTCTGATTATGATAGTTCACTAAACTCTTCCTACAGGAAtttgcagcagcagcagcagcaacagaCACAAATAGAAAGTGTTTTCTCCAAAACAAAGGGAGAACAAAGAGATGAGTCAATCTTCATGTCTTTGAACTGA